CCATGGCCGCCAGCGCGACCCGCAGCTTGGCGACGTCGGCCGGCGCGATGTCGTAGCGGACCACCGTCTCGCCGCGCACCGAATGCACCGACCCGACACCCTGATCGGCCACCATTGCGCCGAACGTCGCCACCTGCGGCGCCTGGTCGAGCCAGCGCAGCAACTCCGCGCCATAGCCCGGAAAAACCATCGACCCCATGCCCGGTGGCGTGGACGTCGCCTCGATCAGCACGCCGTCGGACTCGTGGAATTCGTGGACGGCCGCGCTCTGCAGCACGCCGCGCCACGCGTACACGTCCTCCTCGAACCGGCCCGCCAGGACCGAGGCCGGATGCAGCGCGAGGTTGCGGCCCAGTCGCGGATGCTGACCGATACCGCTGCGCCGCAACAACATCGGGGTCTCGGTCGCGCCGGCTGCGATGATCACCGTGCCGGCGAGGATGTCGATCGCGGTGCCGTCGGGCCGGCGGGCCCGGACGCCGCGGGCGCGACCGCCCTCCACCAGCACCCGCTGCACGCGTGCTTCGGAGATGATGCGCGCGCCGGCCGCGCACGCCTGCGGCAGTGCGTTGAGGTGCACCCCGAACTTGGCGTTGTGCGGGCAGCCGAGCGCGCATTGGCAACAGCCTTCGCAGCCCGGTGCGTTGCGCGGGATGGGTGCCGCCTGCCAGCCCAGCGAGCCGGCGGCGTCGAGCAGCAGATTGCCGTTGCGGCCCATCACATCCAGTGGCACCGGCGCGACCCGCAGTGTGCGCTCCACCTCGTCCAGGTGGGTTCGGAACCGGTCCGGGCCGGCGAAGTCCAGGCCGAATTCATCGCGCCAGCGGCGCTGCACGGCATCCGGCGGGCGGAAGCAGGTGCCCGAGTTCACGACTGTGGTGCCGCCGACGGCGCGGCCCATCGGCAGTACCACCGCCGGGCGGCCCAAGGCGACGGTCGCCCCGGCGCCCCGGTACAGACCGGCGTAGCGGTCGATGGGGTGGGTGGTGCGGAACTCCTGCACTGTCCACCGCCGCCCCTCCTCGAGCACGACGGTATCGAGGCCGGCCCGGGCCAGAGTTCGGGCTGCCATCGCGCCGCCGGCACCGGAGCCGACGATCACCACGTCCGTGGTGATCACCGAGGCGCTCTCGGACGACGGGGTGACGTCGAGTGCCGCGTCCGGGCGCACCACGTCTTCGTCCTGGGCGCGCGAAAGTAGTTCCGCCGCAAAGGTATCGGCGCCGTTAGCCAATAGGCCGATCACCTTCATGCCTTCGACGGCAACGCCGGCGTCGACGTTGAGTGCCGCGATGCGGCGCAGCACCTGTTCGCGTTCGGCCGGGCCGAGCCGCGCCAGGGGCCGGCCCGTGGTGAGGTAGCTCGCCGCGGCCAGGGAGACCATGCCGGCCCGCACCGCCATCCGCGCGGTGGCGGGCATCCGCTTCAGGTACCGGTCGACGCGTTGGGTGAACTCCGTCGCGGTCGGGCCGCCGTGCTCCGGCGGGAGCAGGGCGGTGCCGAAGGAGGCTATCGAGGACCGGCCGACGCGGTCGGTCAGCCGGCTCATGAGCGTGCGGCCACTCGCCGGCCGAGTGCCCGTCCGAGCTTGAGAAAGAACGGGTAGGTGGCGAAGATGCCGCCGGCCGCGGCGTGCGCGGGCCAGTCCAGCTCAGCGGTGTCGAGGGCGAAAGCGCCTGAGTTCCACATGAAGTCGCGGCCGTTCTGGGCGCGGAACGGCCGCCACAGGAAGCCCAGTCCGGGCACGTTGTTGTACAGGCCGAACGACCCGGCGAAGAAGACGCCCAGGACCGCGGCCTCGGCGACATCGCGGCGCTCGGGCGGCAGGCGCCGCTCGATGAGCAACCCGGAAGCGAACAACAGTGGGGGGTCGAGGGCGAAACTCATGACGGGGTCCTTTCATTGACGGGCGGGGCCTGCTGTCCGCGCAGGCCCACTTCGGTGTGTCCGGTGCCGGTCACCGACCAGCTGCGCTCGACAACCCTGGCGCCGCCGACCCGGCGGCTGATCTCGATGTGGACGTCGGCCTGTTCGGTGTTGGTGCACACGCACTTGCCGCCGTCGGGATCGGTGTATTCCAGGCTCACGCAACGCTCGTTCGGCTGGTCGACCCGGATCAACACCTCGCGCCGGCCGATGCGGCCTTCCATCTGCCAGTGCTGCAGACCGAGCGTCGTCCGCATCCGCAGTGACGGCAGAATCGTTGCGGGCCAGTCCTTTCCGTCGATCCGGAACCGGATGAACGCCAGTGGCGCGAGCCGGTTGAGGCCGGGCTTGTGCGATACCGCGGTGACCGCCTCCAGCACGTCGCCGTCACCGAGGTCGGCGTGGATCCAGCCCCATTGCTTGGCGTTGCCGTGCCCGTAGATGTGGGCGACGTTGCCGCGCCAACGGTCGACGGGGATCTTGGTGCCGTCGACGGTCAATGTGCCGGTGAAGTCGGCCGTGGGGGCCAGCACCACCTGGGCGCCGGGCAGCACTTCGCGTTCCCAGGCCAGGCGGGGAAATGTCCACAGCGGAGCGCCGGTGTCCTTCCAGGACAGGTCCCAGGTCAGCGACCGGGCGCTGCCGGTCAGCCGTTCGGGACCCGCCACTGCGCCGGCCGCGTCGAACCACGTTGTGCCGGTTGCCGGTTGGACGGGTTCGGGGCCGAAGCGCTCGGTCCGGGGCGATCCCTGGGCTGGAAACCAGGTGACCCAGCCGTGCTCATAGGGTTCGCCGTCCGTCGGCGCCACCGTCTCGCAGTGCACCCAGAGGCCCGCGCGCGTGACCGGGTCGGAGAGCGTGGCGTACCAGACCTCCAGGCGTCCCGGGGCGCCCCGCCAGCGTGGGGCCGCGGCCGATCGCATCTCGTCGTCCACTGCGTTACCTCCGTTGGGACATGCGCACGGGGTTGTGCCTGCTCAGTCGCCACCATACTATATTGGTTGAGCCAATGAACCAATCACTTCCGATACCGCCGCCCGACCGACAGCGCGTCGATGAGCAGATCGCCGCGTCGATCGCCGACGCCATCCTCGACGGCGTGTTCCCGCCGGGATCGACGCTGCCGCCCGAGCGGGAACTGGCCGATCAGCTCGGCGTCAACCGCACCTCACTGCGCCAGGGCCTGGCGCGCCTGCAGCAGATGGGGCTGATCGAGGTCCGGCAGGGCAGCGGCAGCGTGGTGCGTGATCCGGCGGGACTGACCCATCCGGCAGTGGTGGAAGCCCTGGTGCGCAAGTTGGGTCCGGAGTTCTTGGTCGAGTTGCTCGAGGTCCGGGCCGGATTGGGGCCGGTGATCGGCCGGCTGGCCGCGCAACGCGCTGAGCCGGAGGATCACGACGCGCTGGCGGCAGCGGTGGCCGAGTTGCGGGCCGCGGACACGGCGACCGCGCGGCAGGCGGCTGACCTGGCCTACTTCCACGTCCTCATTCACAGCACCCGCAACCGAGCGCTGGGTTTGCTCTACCGCTGGGTGGAAGACGCCTTCGGCGGCCGGGAACACGAACTAACCCGCGCCTACGACGACGCGGCTCCCGTGGTGGCCGACCTGCAAGCGATCACCGATGCGGTGGCCGCCGGCGATCCGGCGGCAGCCGCAGCAGCTGTCGAGGCATACCTGAACGCCAGCGCGATGCGAATGGTGCTCGCCTACACCAACGTGCGGGACGAGGGCACCAACGTGCGGGACGAGGGCACCAACGTGCGGGACGAGGGCTAGATCACTCGGCTGCCCGGGTGGCCGGATGCACCGCGACCAGTCCTAATTGGCTGCGGCGCTTGCACATTGCGGCCAGCTCGGCATAGGCCTTCTCGCCGAGCAGTTCGGCGAGTTCGTCGGCGAGGCTCTGCCAGACTTGCTGCGCGCCGACATGGGCGGCCGGGTCGCCGGTGCAGTACCAGTGCAGGTCCGCACCACCGGAACCCCAACCGCGGCGGTCGTACTCGGTGACGGTGGTCTTGAGGATCTCCGTGCCATCGGGCCGGGTCACCCAGTCCTGACTGCGCCGGATCGGCAACTGCCAGCACACATCGGGTTTCATCGTCAGCGGCGGCACCTCCAGCTTGAGGGCTTTGCTGTGCAGCGCGCAGCCGACGCCGCCGGGAAAACCGGGGCGGTTCAGGAAGATGCAGGCGTTCTTGTGTTTGCGGGTGCGGTACTGCGGCTCACCGTCGTTCTCGTCGAGTTCAAGGTAGCCCTTGCGGCTCAGGCCCTTGTCGCGAAACTGCCAGTCGTCCTTGGTCAGTTTCTGCACCGCGTCGTCCAGCCGGGCACGGTCGTCGTCGTCGGACAGGAACGCGCCGTGGGAGCAGCAGCCGTCGTCCGGGCGGCCGGCCACGGTGCCCTGGCACGCCGGGGTGCCGAACACACAGGTCCACCGGGACAGCAGCCAGGTCATATCGGCCGCGATGAGGTGTTCGGGATTGTCGGGGTCGTAGAACTCCACCCATTCGCGGGTGAAATCCATATCGACCTCTTGTCCGGGCCGCCAGTTCGCCACGGGTGCAACGTTAGTCCACGATTCCGGCGACCACCGGGACGCCGTCGGTGTCGTCGGCGGGGCGCTGCGCAGCGGGTCGCGATACGGGCGCGTCGTCATCCCGACTAGGTTGAATCCGTGCGATTGGGTGTGTTGGACGTGGGCAGTAACACCGTCCACTTGCTGGTGGTCGACGCGCACCGCGGTGGGCATCCGACCCCGATGAGCTCGACGAAGGCCACCCTGCGCCTGGCCGAGGCCACCGACAGCTCGGGCAAGATCACCAAGCGCGGTGCCGACAAGCTGGTTTCCACCATCGATGAGTTCGCCAAGATCGGCGTCAGCTCCGGCTGCGCCGAGTTGATGGCCTTCGCGACGTCCGCGGTCCGGGATGCCGAGAACTCCGACGACGTGCTGGCCCGGGTACGCAAGGAGACCGGTGTCGAGCTGCAGGTGCTGCGCGGGGTCGACGAGTCGCGGCTGACCTTTCTGGCGGTGCGGCGCTGGTTCGGATGGAGCGCCGGACGCATCGTCAACCTCGACATCGGTGGCGGCTCGCTGGAGGTGTCCAGCGGGGTGGACGAGGAGCCCGAGGTCGCGATGTCGCTGCCGCTGGGTGCGGGACGGTTGACCCGCGAGTGGCTGCCCGATGATCCGCCCGGTCGGCGCCGGGTCGCGATGCTGCGCGACTGGCTGGACGCCGAGCTGTCCGAGGCCGGCGCCACCGTCCTTGACGCCGGCGCGCCCGACCTCGCCGTGGCGACTTCCAAGACGTTCCGGTCGCTGGCACGCCTCACCGGCGCCGCCCCGTCGGCGGCCGGCCCGCGGGTGAAGCGAACGCTCACAGCAAACGGCCTCAGACAACTCATATCTTTCATCTCTAGGATGACGACCGCTGACCGGGCAGAACTGGAAGGAGTCAGCGCCGAGCGGGCGCCGCAGATCGTCGCGGGTGCCCTGGTGGCGGAGGCGAGCATGCGAGCGCTGTCTATAGAACAGGTGGACATCTGCCCGTGGGCGCTACGGGAGGGTCTCATCTTGCGCAAACTCGACTCCGAAGCCGACGGAACGGCACTCGTGGAAACCTCGGTGCGGGATGCTGGACGTCAGTTAGTTGATCGGAACTCGCCTAACCGATCGAGAGGCAAGCCATGACCGAACCAGACGCCGAGGACACCAAGCAGATCTCGGTGGCCGAACTGCTGGCCAGGAACGGGACCATCGGTGCTCCCGCGGTCACGCGCCGGCGCCGACGCCGGCGCGGTGACGACTCGGTTACCGTCGCCGAGCTGACGGGTGAGATCCCGATCATCCGCGACGACCGGCCCGCGCCGCCCCCGGTGGCGCCGCCCGCGCCGCCCCGGGTCGAGCGGGAAGTCCAGGCCGCCGAACCGGCCCCGCCGCCTGAACCCGTCATTCAAAAGATTCCCGAACCGGCTCCCGAACCCGCTCCCGAACCGGCCCCGAAACAGGGCACAGTCACCGCCGCGGAGCCCGAACGCAAGACCCCGTACTGGGCCGAGCCCGAGCCGCGCTGGCCCAGGTCGGAACCGATAACCACCCGCAGCACCGGGCCCGAGCGCAGCGAATACCCGCGGCCCGTGCGCCACCTGGACGAGGTCAGCGAGTCCGGCGGACAGCAGTCCGGCGCCGACAGCATGAGCCCGGATCCGGTGGGTCACTACACCGACGCCTCCGTCGACGTCCTCGACAGCGAGATCAGCGAGGTGGAAGAGCCGGTCGAGGACTCCGCCTACGTGCGTTCGTACCTGCAGGAGTCGGACGGCGGCGCCGAGCACACGCTGTTCGGCGGACAGTCGATCGCCGACGAGGTAGCGCGGCGGCGCAGCGAGCGCCCGCCGGTCGACGAGGACGACCTCGACTCCGATGTGCAAGCGCCGCAACGTCGCTCGGGAAGCACCGCGGCGGCACTGGGCCGTGCCGCGCTGACCGTGTTGCAGTCCATCCTGGCCGTCGCGTTCGGCGCCGGCCTGTTCATCGCCTTCGACCAGCTGTGGCGCTGGAACTCCATCGTGGCGCTGGTGCTCTCGGTGCTGGTGATCCTCGGCCTGGTGGTCGGCGTCCGGGTGGTCCGCAAGACCGAGGACATCGCCAGCACGTTGATCGCGGTTGCGGTGGGTGCGCTGATCACCCTCGGACCGATGGCCCTGCTGCAAACCGGATAGGCGCACCAGACCCCCAGTGCGCCCAGCAATCAAAGTCGGCTTGTCGACGGCCTCGGTATATCCCCTGCGAACCGAGGCCGCGTTCGAGTATGCGGCCCGACTCGGCTACGACGGCGTCGAGCTGATGGTCTGGGGTGAGGCGGTCAGCCAGGACATAGACGCCATCGGCCGGCTGTCCCGGCGCTACGGGGTGCCGGTGCTGTCCGTGCACGCGCCCTGCCTGCTGATCTCCCAGCGGGTGTGGGGCGCGAACCCGATCGTGAAGCTGGACCGCAGTGTGCGTGCCGCCGAACAGCTGGGTGCGCAGACCGTCGTCGTACACCCGCCGTTCCGGTGGCAGCGGCGCTATGCCGAGGGATTCGGCGAACAGGTCAAGGCCCTGGAAGAATCCGGCAGCGTCATGGTGGCCGTCGAAAACATGTTTCCGTTCCGCGCCGACCGGTTCTTCGGCAGCGATCAGAGCCGCGAGCGGATGCGCCGGCGCGGGGGCGGACCCGGCCCGGCGATCTCGGCGTTCGCGCCGTCCTACGACCCGCTGGACGGCAACCACGCGCACTACACGCTGGATCTTTCGCACACCTCCACCGCCGGCACCGACTCGTTGGAGATGGCGCGACGGATGGGGGCGGGGCTGACCCATCTGCACCTGTGTGACGGCAGCGGGTTGCCGGCCGATGAGCACCTG
This genomic stretch from Mycobacterium paragordonae harbors:
- a CDS encoding GMC family oxidoreductase N-terminal domain-containing protein codes for the protein MSRLTDRVGRSSIASFGTALLPPEHGGPTATEFTQRVDRYLKRMPATARMAVRAGMVSLAAASYLTTGRPLARLGPAEREQVLRRIAALNVDAGVAVEGMKVIGLLANGADTFAAELLSRAQDEDVVRPDAALDVTPSSESASVITTDVVIVGSGAGGAMAARTLARAGLDTVVLEEGRRWTVQEFRTTHPIDRYAGLYRGAGATVALGRPAVVLPMGRAVGGTTVVNSGTCFRPPDAVQRRWRDEFGLDFAGPDRFRTHLDEVERTLRVAPVPLDVMGRNGNLLLDAAGSLGWQAAPIPRNAPGCEGCCQCALGCPHNAKFGVHLNALPQACAAGARIISEARVQRVLVEGGRARGVRARRPDGTAIDILAGTVIIAAGATETPMLLRRSGIGQHPRLGRNLALHPASVLAGRFEEDVYAWRGVLQSAAVHEFHESDGVLIEATSTPPGMGSMVFPGYGAELLRWLDQAPQVATFGAMVADQGVGSVHSVRGETVVRYDIAPADVAKLRVALAAMGKLLFAAGAVEVLTGLPGGTTVKSEAELQDVLARTNPRSLHLAAFHPTGTAAAGGDEQVCPVDPAGRLRGVDGVWVADASILPSCPEVNPQVAIMAMALAVADEVVAAG
- a CDS encoding Ppx/GppA phosphatase family protein; this encodes MRLGVLDVGSNTVHLLVVDAHRGGHPTPMSSTKATLRLAEATDSSGKITKRGADKLVSTIDEFAKIGVSSGCAELMAFATSAVRDAENSDDVLARVRKETGVELQVLRGVDESRLTFLAVRRWFGWSAGRIVNLDIGGGSLEVSSGVDEEPEVAMSLPLGAGRLTREWLPDDPPGRRRVAMLRDWLDAELSEAGATVLDAGAPDLAVATSKTFRSLARLTGAAPSAAGPRVKRTLTANGLRQLISFISRMTTADRAELEGVSAERAPQIVAGALVAEASMRALSIEQVDICPWALREGLILRKLDSEADGTALVETSVRDAGRQLVDRNSPNRSRGKP
- a CDS encoding sugar phosphate isomerase/epimerase family protein, whose translation is MRPAIKVGLSTASVYPLRTEAAFEYAARLGYDGVELMVWGEAVSQDIDAIGRLSRRYGVPVLSVHAPCLLISQRVWGANPIVKLDRSVRAAEQLGAQTVVVHPPFRWQRRYAEGFGEQVKALEESGSVMVAVENMFPFRADRFFGSDQSRERMRRRGGGPGPAISAFAPSYDPLDGNHAHYTLDLSHTSTAGTDSLEMARRMGAGLTHLHLCDGSGLPADEHLVPGRGTQPTAEVCQMLAASDFTGHVVLEVSTSGARSAAEREAMLVESLQFARTNLLR
- a CDS encoding FadR/GntR family transcriptional regulator, whose amino-acid sequence is MNQSLPIPPPDRQRVDEQIAASIADAILDGVFPPGSTLPPERELADQLGVNRTSLRQGLARLQQMGLIEVRQGSGSVVRDPAGLTHPAVVEALVRKLGPEFLVELLEVRAGLGPVIGRLAAQRAEPEDHDALAAAVAELRAADTATARQAADLAYFHVLIHSTRNRALGLLYRWVEDAFGGREHELTRAYDDAAPVVADLQAITDAVAAGDPAAAAAAVEAYLNASAMRMVLAYTNVRDEGTNVRDEGTNVRDEG